The Flavobacterium jumunjinense genome includes a region encoding these proteins:
- the gltB gene encoding glutamate synthase large subunit: protein MLKKQGLYLPEFEHDNCGAGFICSLKGNKSNEIIHKALEILEKLEHRGAVSADGKTGDGAGILIDIPHDFFVKNCDFSLPKEGEYAVSNVFLPKRENQRNYCIEKLEHYIKLQKMVVLGWREVPVDASVIGRIASETEPFIKQIFVGKQNNNQDDFDFNLKLFTARKQTEHHIHDSKLSESTRFYLPSLSTKIIIFKGLLIPEDIKLYYKDLQDPSLVTRLALVHQRFSTNTFPTWDLAQPFRYMCHNGEINTLRGNVSRLLSRQELMESDWFGEDIKSLFPIILPGKSDSAQMDMVVELLLMTGRSLPEVMMMLVPEAWEKNPHMSEAKKAFYEYNSCIMEPWDGPASIPFTDGNYIGAVLDRNGLRPSRYTVTKDGFVIMSSETGVIEIDPKNIEYHGRLEPGKMFLVNMNQGRIINDEEIKEDIVSKHPYRKWLDKNLVHLKDIPAKEGEIKHTEDLLEKRQVLFGYTEEDLKTIILPMAQTGKEPIGSMGNDTPIAILSEKPQLIYNYFKQLFAQVTNPPLDGIREKLITDISLTLGKDINIFNINEDQCRKLKIQNPVISKHDLDKIKNYTNNPDFVITNISILYEVNKGLNELEHSLTNLVKQASKAIDDGSNIIILSDRGVNSKMAPIPALLACSYVNHELYKIGKRAKVSIIIESAEPREVHHFALLFGYGASAINPYIVNEIVFKQVQDKEIENVDYIDAIVNYNKAVGMGILKVMNKIGISTLNSYRGAQLFECVGLNTKVVEAYFPNTITRIQGIGLREIEKEIFNRHKKAYGKEIIEADLGLDFGGQYKWRRSGEKHAFNPLTVAKLQESVRTNKHSTFKEYSTLINEQAQHLMTIRGLFEFTNYDPIPLEEVEPWTNIVKRFKTGAMSYGSISKEAHENLAVAMNRIGGKSNSGEGGEDEERFYKDSNGDWKNSAIKQVASGRFGVTSNYLTNASEIQIKMAQGAKPGEGGQLPGPKVNPDIAKTRNSTPYVGLISPPPHHDIYSIEDLSQLIYDLKSANREARINVKLVSEVGIGTVAAGVAKAKGDVILISGHDGGTGATPLTSLKHAGLPWELGLAEAQQTLVMNNLRNRVVLECDGQLKTGRDVAIACLLGAEEFGFATAPLVASGCIMMRVCHLNTCPVGIATQNPELRKKFEGKPEHVVNFMYFVAQELREIMAQLGFRTVNEMVGQVQKLNRNKTIKHYKALGLDLSPILHQVKVPQDTKLYNTESQDHHLEKSLDFKIIRQAHPALFRKEKIVLESKITNMDRAFGAILSNEISKIYGSQGLPENTLKINFTGSAGQSFGAFATKGLTLVINGNSNDYLGKGLSGAKLIVKVPEEATIVPEENVIIGNVALYGATSGEVYINGKAGERFCVRNSGATAVVEGIGDHGCEYMTGGVAVVLGEVGRNFGAGMSGGIAYIYDVNGTFDKQCNKEGLNLDSVVLEEDVQELKQLIENHYNATMSPLAQRILENWENQLSKFIKVLPEEYKQALIRLEQENLVKQ from the coding sequence ATGCTAAAAAAACAAGGACTCTATTTGCCAGAATTTGAACATGATAATTGTGGTGCTGGATTTATTTGTAGTTTAAAAGGAAATAAATCCAATGAAATAATTCATAAAGCATTAGAAATTCTTGAAAAATTAGAGCATAGAGGTGCTGTTAGTGCAGATGGAAAGACAGGTGATGGTGCTGGAATTTTAATTGATATTCCCCATGATTTCTTTGTTAAAAATTGTGATTTTAGTTTGCCAAAAGAAGGAGAATATGCAGTTAGTAATGTCTTTCTTCCAAAAAGGGAAAATCAACGGAATTATTGCATTGAAAAATTAGAACATTATATAAAATTACAAAAAATGGTGGTTTTAGGTTGGAGAGAAGTCCCTGTAGATGCTTCTGTCATTGGTAGAATAGCTTCTGAGACAGAACCTTTCATCAAACAAATTTTTGTAGGCAAACAAAATAATAATCAAGATGATTTTGACTTTAACTTGAAGCTATTTACAGCGCGAAAACAAACAGAGCATCATATCCATGATTCTAAACTTTCTGAAAGTACTCGTTTTTATTTGCCAAGTCTTTCAACTAAAATAATTATTTTTAAAGGTTTATTGATTCCCGAAGATATAAAATTATATTATAAAGATTTACAAGATCCTTCTTTAGTTACACGATTAGCACTTGTTCATCAACGTTTTTCAACCAATACTTTTCCTACTTGGGATTTAGCACAACCATTTCGATATATGTGTCATAATGGTGAAATTAATACACTTAGAGGAAACGTCTCTAGATTGTTATCTCGTCAAGAATTAATGGAAAGTGATTGGTTTGGAGAAGATATTAAAAGTTTGTTTCCAATAATATTGCCTGGAAAATCAGATTCTGCTCAAATGGATATGGTAGTTGAATTGTTACTAATGACGGGTCGTTCTTTACCTGAAGTAATGATGATGTTAGTGCCGGAAGCTTGGGAGAAAAATCCACATATGTCTGAAGCTAAAAAAGCATTTTACGAATATAATTCTTGTATTATGGAGCCTTGGGATGGTCCTGCATCTATTCCTTTTACAGATGGTAATTATATCGGTGCGGTTTTAGATAGAAATGGTTTGCGTCCTTCTCGATATACAGTTACTAAAGATGGTTTTGTTATTATGTCTTCCGAAACAGGAGTAATTGAAATTGATCCAAAGAATATTGAATATCATGGAAGATTAGAGCCTGGTAAAATGTTCTTAGTAAACATGAATCAGGGGCGAATTATTAATGATGAAGAAATTAAAGAAGATATCGTTTCTAAACATCCATATAGAAAATGGTTAGATAAAAACTTAGTACATCTAAAAGATATTCCTGCCAAGGAAGGAGAAATAAAGCATACAGAAGATCTTCTGGAAAAACGTCAGGTGCTTTTTGGTTACACTGAAGAAGATTTAAAAACGATTATTCTTCCTATGGCTCAAACAGGTAAGGAACCAATTGGTTCAATGGGAAATGATACTCCAATCGCTATATTGTCTGAAAAGCCTCAGTTGATATACAATTATTTCAAACAGTTATTTGCTCAAGTTACAAATCCACCATTGGATGGTATTCGCGAAAAATTAATTACAGATATAAGCTTAACATTAGGTAAAGACATAAACATCTTTAATATCAATGAAGACCAATGTCGAAAACTAAAAATTCAAAATCCAGTTATTTCAAAACACGATTTAGATAAGATTAAAAATTACACTAATAATCCTGATTTTGTGATAACTAATATCTCAATACTTTACGAAGTAAATAAAGGTTTAAACGAATTGGAACATTCGCTTACTAATTTGGTGAAACAAGCTTCAAAAGCAATTGATGATGGAAGTAACATTATTATACTATCTGACAGAGGAGTTAATAGTAAAATGGCTCCAATTCCTGCTTTATTGGCTTGTTCTTATGTTAATCACGAACTATATAAAATAGGTAAACGTGCAAAAGTAAGTATTATCATAGAATCGGCTGAACCTAGAGAAGTGCATCATTTTGCGTTGTTGTTTGGTTATGGTGCTAGTGCAATTAATCCTTATATCGTTAATGAAATTGTTTTTAAACAAGTCCAAGATAAAGAAATTGAAAATGTAGATTATATAGATGCTATTGTAAATTATAATAAAGCTGTAGGAATGGGAATTCTTAAAGTGATGAATAAAATAGGAATCTCTACATTAAATTCTTATCGTGGTGCGCAATTGTTTGAATGTGTTGGCTTAAATACTAAAGTAGTTGAAGCATATTTCCCAAACACTATTACTCGTATTCAAGGCATTGGATTAAGAGAAATTGAAAAAGAGATTTTTAATCGACATAAAAAGGCTTACGGGAAAGAAATAATAGAAGCTGATTTAGGATTGGATTTTGGAGGACAATATAAATGGAGAAGAAGTGGAGAAAAGCATGCTTTTAATCCATTAACCGTAGCTAAATTACAAGAATCCGTTAGAACTAATAAACACAGTACGTTTAAAGAGTATTCAACTTTGATAAATGAACAAGCTCAACATTTAATGACAATTAGAGGTTTGTTTGAGTTTACCAATTATGATCCCATTCCATTAGAAGAAGTAGAGCCATGGACAAATATTGTGAAGCGTTTTAAAACTGGGGCTATGTCTTATGGTTCTATTAGCAAAGAAGCACATGAGAATTTAGCGGTTGCTATGAATAGAATTGGCGGAAAAAGTAATTCTGGTGAAGGAGGAGAAGATGAAGAACGTTTTTACAAAGATTCAAATGGAGATTGGAAAAATTCAGCCATTAAACAAGTAGCTTCGGGTCGATTTGGAGTAACTTCGAATTATCTTACAAATGCTTCCGAAATCCAAATTAAAATGGCTCAAGGGGCGAAACCTGGTGAAGGAGGGCAATTGCCTGGACCAAAAGTAAATCCAGATATTGCTAAAACTAGAAACTCTACACCTTATGTAGGTTTAATTTCTCCGCCACCACATCACGATATTTATTCAATTGAAGATTTATCGCAATTAATCTACGATTTAAAATCAGCTAATAGAGAAGCAAGAATCAATGTTAAATTGGTTTCGGAAGTGGGAATTGGTACCGTCGCAGCTGGAGTAGCAAAGGCAAAAGGAGATGTGATTTTAATATCAGGTCACGATGGTGGGACGGGAGCAACACCTTTAACATCTCTAAAACATGCTGGATTACCATGGGAATTAGGTTTGGCTGAAGCCCAACAAACATTAGTAATGAACAACCTAAGAAATCGAGTAGTTCTAGAATGTGATGGCCAGTTAAAAACCGGCCGTGATGTAGCTATTGCTTGCTTACTTGGTGCTGAAGAATTTGGTTTTGCAACAGCTCCATTAGTAGCTTCGGGTTGTATTATGATGCGTGTTTGTCATTTGAATACTTGTCCAGTAGGAATAGCTACTCAAAATCCAGAATTGCGTAAGAAATTTGAAGGAAAACCAGAACACGTTGTGAATTTTATGTATTTCGTAGCGCAAGAGTTAAGAGAAATTATGGCACAATTAGGATTTAGAACGGTTAATGAAATGGTAGGTCAAGTTCAAAAATTGAACAGAAACAAAACGATAAAACATTATAAAGCGTTAGGTTTAGATTTATCGCCAATTTTACACCAAGTAAAAGTACCACAAGACACTAAATTATATAATACTGAATCGCAAGATCATCATTTAGAAAAATCATTAGATTTTAAAATCATTCGTCAAGCACATCCTGCTTTGTTTAGAAAAGAAAAAATAGTTTTGGAATCTAAGATTACCAATATGGATAGAGCTTTTGGCGCTATTTTAAGTAACGAAATTTCAAAAATATACGGTTCTCAAGGATTGCCTGAAAACACTTTGAAAATTAATTTTACAGGTTCAGCAGGGCAAAGTTTTGGAGCTTTCGCAACAAAAGGATTGACATTAGTAATTAATGGAAATTCAAATGATTATTTAGGAAAAGGATTGTCAGGTGCAAAATTAATTGTGAAAGTTCCTGAGGAAGCTACTATTGTTCCTGAAGAAAATGTAATTATTGGAAATGTTGCTTTATATGGAGCAACTTCTGGTGAAGTTTATATTAATGGTAAAGCTGGAGAACGTTTTTGTGTAAGAAATTCAGGAGCAACAGCAGTTGTTGAAGGAATTGGAGATCATGGTTGTGAGTATATGACAGGTGGAGTGGCAGTTGTTTTAGGAGAAGTAGGTCGTAATTTTGGAGCAGGAATGAGCGGTGGAATTGCTTACATATATGATGTTAATGGTACTTTTGATAAGCAATGTAATAAGGAAGGTTTGAATTTAGATTCTGTTGTTTTAGAAGAAGATGTTCAAGAATTAAAACAGTTAATTGAAAATCATTATAATGCAACAATGAGTCCTTTAGCCCAACGCATTTTAGAAAATTGGGAAAACCAATTATCAAAATTTATAAAAGTACTACCAGAAGAATACAAACAAGCCTTAATACGACTAGAACAAGAAAACCTTGTAAAGCAATAA
- a CDS encoding BlaI/MecI/CopY family transcriptional regulator yields the protein MTKQLTKAEEELMQVLWELNEGNVKDIIKQLPEPKPAYNTVSTIIRILETKEFVSHRQEGKEYIYFPIVKKSEYSNSSLNKLMDGYFQGSFKNMVSFFMKRNDVDIKDVEALLKEIKSGKDE from the coding sequence ATGACAAAACAATTAACAAAAGCAGAAGAGGAGTTAATGCAAGTTTTATGGGAACTGAATGAAGGTAATGTGAAAGATATTATAAAACAACTTCCAGAACCAAAACCTGCATATAATACTGTATCAACTATAATAAGAATTTTAGAAACAAAAGAATTTGTTTCCCACAGACAAGAAGGTAAAGAGTATATTTATTTTCCTATAGTTAAGAAATCGGAATACTCTAATTCTTCATTAAATAAATTAATGGATGGTTATTTTCAAGGATCATTTAAGAATATGGTGTCGTTCTTTATGAAAAGGAATGATGTTGATATTAAAGATGTAGAGGCATTATTGAAAGAAATTAAAAGCGGAAAAGATGAGTGA
- a CDS encoding lysylphosphatidylglycerol synthase domain-containing protein translates to MAFYYIYWHFQENNRMNWPIISYYFSWKTALVLIILSTFNWLLEILKWQNLVRSFKKISFLEASKQSLGSLTASIFTPNRIGEYGAKMLYFPKDEAKKVLFLNFINNSSQMLVTCFFGIFGLVISTLTIKSNNASSWFSFKLKTIHFFILIALIILSILMIKYRKIELYGFSLQKLIKKIKKVPSYLWRTNFQLAVMRYLLFSHQFYFLLVTFNCDINYSTALATIFIMYLLASIIPSIQFIDVAIKGSVALYLFSFIGIENTKVITITSLMWIFNLVIPVLIGVYFVLRFKPQKE, encoded by the coding sequence ATGGCTTTTTATTATATTTATTGGCATTTTCAAGAAAACAATAGAATGAATTGGCCTATTATTAGTTACTATTTTAGCTGGAAAACAGCTTTAGTATTAATCATTCTTTCTACATTCAATTGGTTGCTAGAAATTTTAAAATGGCAAAACCTAGTTCGTTCATTTAAGAAAATATCGTTCCTAGAAGCTAGCAAACAAAGTTTAGGTTCGCTAACTGCTTCCATTTTTACACCTAATAGAATTGGAGAATATGGCGCTAAAATGCTTTATTTTCCAAAAGATGAAGCAAAAAAAGTGCTGTTTCTAAATTTCATTAACAATAGCTCGCAAATGTTAGTTACTTGTTTTTTTGGGATTTTTGGTCTTGTCATTTCAACATTAACAATTAAATCAAATAATGCTTCTTCTTGGTTTTCCTTTAAATTAAAAACAATCCATTTTTTTATTCTTATTGCATTAATTATACTTTCTATTTTAATGATTAAGTACAGAAAAATTGAACTCTATGGTTTTTCACTTCAAAAATTAATAAAAAAGATTAAAAAAGTGCCGTCGTACTTATGGAGAACAAATTTCCAATTAGCTGTAATGCGGTATCTACTTTTTTCGCATCAGTTTTACTTTTTATTAGTTACTTTTAATTGCGACATTAATTACTCAACAGCCTTGGCAACGATTTTTATCATGTATTTATTAGCTTCCATAATTCCGAGTATCCAATTTATTGATGTTGCGATAAAAGGAAGTGTGGCTCTTTATCTATTTAGTTTTATAGGTATCGAAAACACAAAAGTTATTACTATAACATCATTAATGTGGATTTTTAATTTAGTAATTCCAGTATTAATAGGTGTTTATTTTGTTTTACGTTTTAAACCCCAAAAAGAATGA
- a CDS encoding M56 family metallopeptidase — MSEFIQYSFLTIILQVGFLIIYQLVLKNETFFRWNRMYLLFCLIVSLLLPLLKVSLENPEQQLVVLNEVVVNSNLKVGMKEITNKSFFQGNLIAILYLIGVIVFFVYFIFKLMKIVKLLKTSMKENFNGLILFRLKDSSDAFSFLNYIFIGDQIKDFEIILKHELVHKEKKHSVDLLLLEVMKIIFWFNPLLHFYQKKITEVHDSEADEVTVSHNKTKHYQSIINQVFQIENIAFTNNFFNQSLIKKRIVMLQKSKKIRVLKYSLVMLLIVVFFMLFSIELVAQEKEKEAKENLPFEAVDEIPSFLTCESTPKNEIMSCFNEEMQTHIKKHFKYPNEAANKNIQGTIFIQFLIDKNGNIANLETRSKDENNDPNGLLAVEAKRIMSLLPKFKPAVHNGKNINVRYGMPLTFKLQAEAHTSKNDLVPPPPPPAPPKPVKK; from the coding sequence ATGAGTGAGTTTATACAGTATAGTTTTTTAACGATCATTCTTCAAGTTGGTTTTTTAATAATTTATCAGCTAGTATTAAAGAATGAAACCTTTTTTAGATGGAATAGAATGTACTTGTTGTTCTGTCTGATAGTTTCTTTACTGTTGCCTTTATTGAAAGTTTCATTAGAAAATCCAGAACAACAATTAGTTGTTTTAAATGAAGTTGTAGTTAATTCAAATTTGAAAGTTGGTATGAAAGAAATTACAAATAAGTCTTTCTTTCAGGGTAATCTCATTGCAATTCTATATTTGATCGGTGTAATTGTTTTCTTTGTTTATTTCATTTTTAAATTAATGAAGATTGTGAAATTGCTTAAAACTTCAATGAAAGAAAATTTTAATGGATTAATCTTGTTTAGATTAAAAGATTCAAGTGATGCTTTTTCTTTTCTGAATTATATATTCATTGGTGATCAAATTAAAGATTTTGAGATTATTCTAAAACATGAATTAGTGCATAAAGAAAAGAAACATTCTGTCGATTTACTTCTGCTTGAAGTTATGAAAATTATTTTCTGGTTCAATCCGTTGCTCCACTTTTATCAAAAAAAAATAACCGAAGTGCATGATTCTGAAGCTGATGAAGTAACCGTAAGTCATAATAAAACAAAGCATTATCAAAGTATAATAAATCAAGTTTTTCAAATAGAGAATATCGCATTTACAAATAATTTTTTCAATCAATCATTAATCAAAAAACGAATCGTTATGTTACAAAAATCAAAAAAAATCAGAGTACTGAAGTATTCATTAGTTATGCTATTAATTGTAGTCTTTTTTATGCTCTTTTCAATAGAATTAGTTGCTCAAGAAAAAGAGAAAGAAGCAAAAGAGAATTTGCCTTTTGAAGCTGTTGATGAAATACCTTCATTTCTGACTTGTGAAAGTACACCAAAAAACGAGATAATGAGTTGCTTTAATGAGGAAATGCAGACTCATATTAAAAAGCATTTCAAGTATCCAAATGAAGCAGCAAATAAAAATATTCAAGGAACTATTTTTATACAGTTTTTAATAGACAAAAATGGTAATATTGCTAATTTAGAAACTAGATCTAAAGATGAAAATAACGATCCTAACGGTTTGTTAGCTGTAGAAGCAAAAAGGATAATGTCTTTGTTGCCTAAATTTAAACCAGCAGTGCATAACGGAAAAAATATAAACGTAAGGTATGGAATGCCTTTAACGTTTAAATTGCAAGCTGAAGCACATACTTCGAAAAATGACTTAGTACCGCCTCCACCTCCACCTGCACCTCCAAAACCAGTAAAAAAATAG
- the hemW gene encoding radical SAM family heme chaperone HemW, translating to MSGIYIHIPFCKQACHYCDFHFSTSLKKKDEMVSALAKEIAMRKDEFKDETVATIYFGGGTPSILDVDDLKMLIDVVYQNYKVDDNPEITVEANPDDLTEDRIIQLSKNNINRLSIGIQSFFEDDLKMMNRAHDSQEAQRCLELATQYFDNISLDLIYGVPNMSNEKWKQNIEKALSFGIPHISSYALTVEPKTALDKFIKKGIIKQPDDEVAQEHFYILVETLKENGFIHYELSNFGKPDYFSKNNSSYWLGKKYIGIGPSAHSYDGVNRGWNISNNALYIKVIEENRLPIETEKLTLTDRYNEYIMTGLRTIWGVSLDRIKNEFGLKYFDYLNKESKRFLEDDLLVVEDNVLQTTKKGKFLCDGIASDLFLLNLE from the coding sequence ATGAGCGGCATCTACATCCATATTCCTTTTTGCAAACAAGCATGTCATTACTGCGACTTTCATTTTTCTACAAGTTTAAAAAAGAAAGACGAAATGGTTTCGGCATTAGCCAAAGAAATCGCAATGCGTAAAGATGAGTTTAAAGATGAAACTGTTGCAACCATCTATTTTGGTGGTGGAACACCTAGTATTCTTGATGTTGATGATTTGAAAATGTTGATTGATGTGGTTTATCAAAATTATAAAGTTGATGATAACCCTGAAATAACAGTCGAAGCCAATCCAGATGATTTAACAGAAGACCGAATTATTCAACTTTCAAAAAATAATATAAATAGATTATCCATTGGAATTCAATCTTTCTTTGAAGATGATTTGAAGATGATGAATCGGGCGCATGATTCTCAAGAGGCACAGCGGTGTTTGGAGTTAGCAACTCAGTATTTCGATAATATTTCTTTAGATTTAATCTATGGTGTGCCAAATATGAGTAATGAAAAATGGAAGCAAAACATTGAAAAAGCATTGTCTTTTGGAATTCCACACATTTCGAGTTATGCATTAACAGTCGAGCCTAAGACTGCTTTAGATAAATTCATTAAAAAAGGAATTATTAAACAACCTGATGATGAAGTAGCACAAGAACATTTTTATATTTTAGTTGAAACATTAAAGGAAAACGGATTCATACATTATGAATTATCCAATTTCGGGAAACCAGATTATTTCTCTAAAAACAATTCAAGTTATTGGCTTGGAAAAAAATATATAGGAATTGGCCCATCTGCACATAGTTATGATGGAGTAAATAGAGGTTGGAATATTTCGAATAATGCACTATATATTAAAGTAATTGAAGAAAATAGGTTGCCTATTGAAACTGAAAAACTGACTTTAACAGATCGTTATAATGAATATATAATGACAGGTTTACGAACGATTTGGGGCGTTTCTTTAGATAGGATAAAAAATGAATTCGGATTGAAATATTTTGATTACCTAAACAAAGAGTCAAAACGTTTTTTGGAAGATGATTTGTTAGTTGTTGAAGATAACGTACTTCAAACCACAAAAAAAGGTAAGTTTTTATGTGACGGAATTGCATCGGATTTATTTTTGTTAAATTTGGAGTAA
- a CDS encoding glycosyltransferase family 2 protein, whose amino-acid sequence MTKQKHSVFSPKTNFSIVVPFRNEAENLPKLLNSISLLNYPKTLFEVILVDDDSEEELRIMNYEFEIQIVKNKRKSNSPKKDAIETAIKTAKHNWIITTDADCLVQKNWLSSFDNFIQEKELKMIAAGVCYLPKKGFLHDFQTLDFLSLQGATIGSFGINKPFMCNGANFAYRKDFFIDLHGFDGNATIASGDDVFLLQKGIQHDAKSIGFLYNRDSIVATQSVNSWKELFMQRVRWAAKSTGYSSLFGKGIALLVFFTNLSWVIIFLLWSLQCFNQNFFMLFIGIKFLIDLILIMQTSKYFQSKTNWILLGSLFYPFFSTSVALYSLFGSYNWKGRRFKK is encoded by the coding sequence ATGACAAAACAAAAACATAGTGTTTTTAGTCCAAAAACTAATTTCTCAATTGTTGTTCCTTTTAGAAATGAAGCTGAAAATTTACCCAAACTATTAAATTCCATTTCACTATTAAATTACCCAAAAACACTTTTTGAGGTTATATTAGTAGATGATGATTCGGAGGAAGAATTACGGATTATGAATTATGAATTTGAAATTCAGATTGTAAAGAATAAAAGAAAAAGTAACTCTCCAAAGAAAGATGCAATTGAAACTGCAATTAAAACAGCAAAACATAATTGGATAATTACAACTGATGCTGATTGCTTAGTTCAAAAAAACTGGCTGTCTTCATTTGATAATTTTATTCAAGAAAAAGAGCTTAAAATGATTGCTGCTGGTGTTTGTTATTTACCTAAAAAAGGGTTTTTACACGACTTTCAAACTTTAGATTTCTTAAGTTTACAAGGTGCTACGATTGGGAGTTTTGGCATTAACAAACCTTTTATGTGTAATGGAGCTAACTTTGCCTATAGAAAAGATTTCTTTATCGATTTACATGGCTTTGATGGTAATGCTACAATTGCAAGTGGTGATGATGTCTTTTTATTACAAAAAGGAATACAACATGATGCAAAGTCTATTGGTTTTCTATACAATCGAGATAGTATTGTAGCTACACAAAGTGTAAATAGCTGGAAAGAATTATTCATGCAACGTGTACGTTGGGCTGCAAAAAGCACAGGTTATTCTTCTCTTTTTGGAAAAGGAATTGCTCTTTTAGTATTTTTTACTAATCTATCTTGGGTGATTATATTCTTATTATGGTCATTACAATGTTTTAATCAAAACTTTTTTATGCTATTTATAGGCATAAAATTTTTAATTGATTTGATTTTAATCATGCAAACCTCTAAATATTTTCAAAGTAAAACAAATTGGATTTTACTTGGCTCTCTTTTCTATCCTTTTTTTAGCACAAGTGTTGCTTTATATTCCTTATTTGGAAGTTATAATTGGAAAGGAAGACGTTTTAAAAAATAA
- a CDS encoding cyclase family protein translates to MQATIDNKYQIDLSKPLDISIPLTNNEQNPIAWYQDVPEIEPVKMGDWIGKVSQGKSSTNFNNIFFNPHAHGTHTECLGHITHDFYSINKCLQKFFFTAEVISVQPESINEDLVITKSQIESALKNKETEAIIIRTLPNFESKKSKKYSNTNPPYLEESAAIYIRELGIQHLLIDLPSVDKEHDEGKLLAHKAFWNVKDVAVLKDDARMNCTITELIYVSDIILDGSYILNLQIASFENDASPSKPILYRIE, encoded by the coding sequence ATGCAAGCTACAATAGACAATAAATACCAAATAGACTTATCAAAACCATTGGATATTTCGATACCTTTAACAAATAATGAGCAAAATCCAATTGCTTGGTATCAAGATGTTCCTGAAATTGAACCCGTAAAAATGGGCGATTGGATAGGGAAAGTTTCCCAAGGTAAGTCATCTACAAACTTCAATAATATTTTCTTTAACCCTCATGCACACGGAACGCATACAGAATGTTTAGGACATATTACGCATGATTTTTATAGTATTAATAAATGTTTGCAAAAATTCTTTTTTACGGCAGAAGTAATTTCTGTACAACCAGAATCAATAAATGAAGATTTGGTAATTACTAAATCACAAATTGAATCAGCTTTAAAAAATAAAGAAACTGAAGCCATAATAATTAGAACGCTTCCAAACTTTGAGAGTAAAAAAAGTAAAAAATATTCAAATACAAATCCTCCTTATTTAGAAGAATCGGCCGCAATTTATATTAGAGAATTAGGAATTCAACACTTATTAATTGATTTGCCAAGTGTCGACAAAGAACACGATGAAGGTAAATTATTAGCACATAAAGCTTTTTGGAATGTAAAAGATGTTGCAGTTTTAAAAGATGATGCTAGAATGAACTGTACCATTACAGAATTAATATATGTTTCGGATATAATTTTAGATGGAAGTTATATACTGAATTTACAAATTGCATCTTTCGAAAATGATGCTTCTCCTTCAAAACCAATATTATATAGAATAGAATAA
- the ruvC gene encoding crossover junction endodeoxyribonuclease RuvC produces the protein MANERIILGIDPGTTIMGFGLIKVVNKKMEFLQLNELVLNKYDDHYKKLKVIFERTIELIETYHPDEIAIEAPFFGKNVQSMLKLGRAQGVAMAAGLSRDIPITEYEPKKIKMAITGNGNASKEQVAKMLQQLLGLKTLPKNLDSTDGLAAAVCHFFNSGRVEVGKSYSGWDAFVKQNENRVKK, from the coding sequence TTGGCAAACGAACGTATCATATTAGGAATTGACCCTGGAACAACAATAATGGGATTCGGATTAATTAAAGTCGTGAATAAAAAAATGGAATTTCTTCAGTTAAACGAATTAGTTCTTAATAAATATGATGACCATTATAAGAAGTTGAAAGTTATTTTCGAACGAACTATTGAACTTATCGAAACCTATCATCCAGATGAAATTGCGATTGAAGCACCTTTCTTTGGGAAAAATGTACAATCGATGTTGAAGTTAGGAAGAGCGCAAGGTGTAGCTATGGCAGCAGGTTTGTCTAGAGATATTCCCATTACAGAATATGAACCTAAAAAAATAAAAATGGCAATTACAGGAAATGGTAATGCTAGTAAAGAACAAGTAGCTAAAATGTTACAACAACTTTTGGGTTTAAAAACATTACCAAAAAACCTCGATTCAACCGATGGTTTGGCTGCAGCAGTATGTCACTTTTTCAATTCTGGAAGAGTGGAAGTTGGAAAAAGTTATTCTGGTTGGGATGCTTTCGTGAAACAAAACGAGAATAGAGTTAAGAAATAG